In one Juglans regia cultivar Chandler chromosome 11, Walnut 2.0, whole genome shotgun sequence genomic region, the following are encoded:
- the LOC108993547 gene encoding uncharacterized protein LOC108993547 isoform X1, protein MAKHSSGWVALHKRWLLALLLLLSVSTLIAFFIRSAFDSCDSHPEIVDKRVNSVSRSGSRASPLSFMKSKLVLLVSHELSLSGGPLLLMELAFLLRSVGAEVCWITIQKPPESDEVIYSLEHKMLDRGVQVFSAKGQQALETALKADLVVLNTAVAGKWLDAVLKENVPRVLPKVLWWIHEMRGHYFKLDYVKHLPLVAGAMIDSHVTAEYWKSRTHERLRIKMPDTHVVHLGNSKELMEVAEDSVAKRVLREHVRESLGVRNEDLLFAIINSVSRGKGQDLFLRSFYESLQLIQEKKLQVPAMHAIIVGSDMTAQTKFESELRNFVMLKKIQDRVHFVNKTLTVAPYLAAIDVLVQNSQARGECFGRITIEAMAFQLPVLGTAAGGTTEIVVNETTGLLHPVGKEGISPLAKNIVKLATHVERRLTMGKRGYERVKEMFLERHMAHRIAAVLKEVLHKSKSS, encoded by the exons ATGGCGAAGCACTCGAGCGGGTGGGTCGCTTTGCACAAGCGCTGGCTCCTTGCTCTCCTTCTACTGCTCTCCGTCTCCACGTTGATCGCGTTCTTCATCAGATCCGCCTTTGACTCATGCGATAGCCACCCCGAAATCGTGGATAAGCGGGTTAACTCGGTTTCGAGGTCCGGGTCTAGGGCGAGTCCACTCAGTTTTATGAAGTCCAAGCTCGTCCTGCTCGTCTCGCACGAGCTCTCTCTTTCCG GTGGACCATTGTTGCTGATGGAGCTTGCATTTCTTTTAAGAAGTGTTGGTGCTGAGGTTTGTTGGATTACAATCCAAAAGCCTCCAGAATCTGATGAGGTTATTTACAGTTTGGAGCATAAGATGTTAGACCGAGGAGTGCAG GTCTTCTCTGCCAAGGGTCAGCAAGCTTTGGAAACAGCCCTCAAAGCTGATTTGGTTGTTTTGAACACAGCAGTTGCTGGGAAATGGCTAGATGCTGTTCTCAAGGAAAATGTTCCTCGTGTTCTACCAAAAGTATTGTGGTGGATACATGAAATGCGTGGGCATTACTTCAAACTTGACTATGTCAAGCACCTGCCTTTGGTTGCTGGTGCCATGATTGATTCACATGTAACGGCTGAATACTGGAAGAGTAGGACTCATGAGCGCTTGAG AATTAAAATGCCTGATACCCATGTTGTTCACCTTGGAAATAGCAAGGAACTTATGGAAGTTGCTGAAGACAGTGTAGCAAAAAGGGTTTTGCGTGAACATGTCAGGGAGTCGCTTGGAGTGCGAAATGAAGATTTACTATTTGCTATCATAAACA GTGTTTCACGTGGAAAAGGCCAGGATTTATTTCTGCGTTCATTCTATGAAAGCTTGCAACTGATTCAAGAGAAGAAGCTGCAGGTGCCAGCAATGCATGCCATTATCGTTGGAAGTGACATGACTGCTCAGACCAAGTTTGAGTCAGAATTACGTAACTTTGTAATGCTGAAGAAAATACAAGATCGAGTTCACTTTGTAAATAAAACTCTGACTGTAGCACCTTACCTAGCTGCAATTGATGTTCTCGTTCAGAATTCCCAG GCCCGAGGAGAATGCTTTGGTAGGATAACAATCGAAGCTATGGCATTTCAGCTGCCTGTACTG GGAACAGCGGCAGGTGGCACCACAGAGATCGTAGTGAATGAGACGACAGGTCTGTTGCATCCTGTTGGAAAAGAAGGGATTTCTCCCCTTGccaaaaatattgtgaaactCGCCACTCATGTTGAAAGAAGGCTCACAATGGGGAAAAGAGGTTATGAAAGGGTCAAAGAGATGTTTTTAGAGCGGCACATGGCGCATAGAATTGCTGCTGTTCTGAAGGAAGTGTTACACAAGTCAAAGAGCAGCTAA
- the LOC108993547 gene encoding uncharacterized protein LOC108993547 isoform X2 — MAKHSSGWVALHKRWLLALLLLLSVSTLIAFFIRSAFDSCDSHPEIVDKRVNSVSRSGSRASPLSFMKSKLVLLVSHELSLSGGPLLLMELAFLLRSVGAEVCWITIQKPPESDEVIYSLEHKMLDRGVQVFSAKGQQALETALKADLVVLNTAVAGKWLDAVLKENVPRVLPKVLWWIHEMRGHYFKLDYVKHLPLVAGAMIDSHVTAEYWKSRTHERLRIKMPDTHVVHLGNSKELMEVAEDSVAKRVLREHVRESLGVRNEDLLFAIINSVSRGKGQDLFLRSFYESLQLIQEKKLQVPAMHAIIVGSDMTAQTKFESELRNFVMLKKIQDRVHFVNKTLTVAPYLAAIDVLVQNSQARGECFGRITIEAMAFQLPVLRQVAPQRS; from the exons ATGGCGAAGCACTCGAGCGGGTGGGTCGCTTTGCACAAGCGCTGGCTCCTTGCTCTCCTTCTACTGCTCTCCGTCTCCACGTTGATCGCGTTCTTCATCAGATCCGCCTTTGACTCATGCGATAGCCACCCCGAAATCGTGGATAAGCGGGTTAACTCGGTTTCGAGGTCCGGGTCTAGGGCGAGTCCACTCAGTTTTATGAAGTCCAAGCTCGTCCTGCTCGTCTCGCACGAGCTCTCTCTTTCCG GTGGACCATTGTTGCTGATGGAGCTTGCATTTCTTTTAAGAAGTGTTGGTGCTGAGGTTTGTTGGATTACAATCCAAAAGCCTCCAGAATCTGATGAGGTTATTTACAGTTTGGAGCATAAGATGTTAGACCGAGGAGTGCAG GTCTTCTCTGCCAAGGGTCAGCAAGCTTTGGAAACAGCCCTCAAAGCTGATTTGGTTGTTTTGAACACAGCAGTTGCTGGGAAATGGCTAGATGCTGTTCTCAAGGAAAATGTTCCTCGTGTTCTACCAAAAGTATTGTGGTGGATACATGAAATGCGTGGGCATTACTTCAAACTTGACTATGTCAAGCACCTGCCTTTGGTTGCTGGTGCCATGATTGATTCACATGTAACGGCTGAATACTGGAAGAGTAGGACTCATGAGCGCTTGAG AATTAAAATGCCTGATACCCATGTTGTTCACCTTGGAAATAGCAAGGAACTTATGGAAGTTGCTGAAGACAGTGTAGCAAAAAGGGTTTTGCGTGAACATGTCAGGGAGTCGCTTGGAGTGCGAAATGAAGATTTACTATTTGCTATCATAAACA GTGTTTCACGTGGAAAAGGCCAGGATTTATTTCTGCGTTCATTCTATGAAAGCTTGCAACTGATTCAAGAGAAGAAGCTGCAGGTGCCAGCAATGCATGCCATTATCGTTGGAAGTGACATGACTGCTCAGACCAAGTTTGAGTCAGAATTACGTAACTTTGTAATGCTGAAGAAAATACAAGATCGAGTTCACTTTGTAAATAAAACTCTGACTGTAGCACCTTACCTAGCTGCAATTGATGTTCTCGTTCAGAATTCCCAG GCCCGAGGAGAATGCTTTGGTAGGATAACAATCGAAGCTATGGCATTTCAGCTGCCTGTACTG CGGCAGGTGGCACCACAGAGATCGTAG